GTCATTGCGGCCCTCTACCCCAAACAGCTCAACCGCCCCCAGCTCCAGGTAGGGCACAAAGATGAGGTAGTCGGCCACGCGGGTCTGGGAGGCAGGAAATAGCCGGTGAATATCGCGCTGCGCCTCCTGGTTGGTATAAAAACCGTGGCCGTTGAACGTGTACGCCCCGTAGCCAATGAGCAGGGCCGGAATGGCCGCCGCCCGAAACACCTTACTCTTGAGAAACGGCTGGTGGGCCGCCGCGGGTACCCCGGCGGGGCTCTCATACTTGTGGGTGGTATCGGCGGGGGTAGGCGGGGCCGGCCGGAGGGGCACCTGGGCCAGCGCGGGCGCCGCGCTGCGCAGCAGCAAGGCCAGCAGGCCGGCGCGGGTAGCAAGCATAAAGGAAGACATCAGCACTAATTTGATAACAGACTGCGCTCTACGCAAACTGCGTCTTTTTGCTGCCCCCGGCAAACCTACCCGGCAATCCTGATGCATTTCTGACGGCCGCTAGGGTGGTAACGTTGCCTGGAGCAAGGCTTCCTTCGTCCGCAAGCCGTTCTTGCACTACTTATTCCTAATTCCCTCTCATGTTCCTTATTCGCCACGGCCAGCCCGGCCACGAAAAGCCTGGTATCGTGCTCGACGGCCAGCGCTACGACCTCAGCCCTTTTGGGGAAGATTACGACGAGCGTTTTTTTGCCAGCGACGGCCTGCGCCGCCTGGCGGCCTACCTCGACGTGCAGCGCGAGCTGCTGCTACCCGTGCCCGCCGCCGCGCGGCTGGGGCCGCCGGTGGCCCGGCCCTCCAAAATCGTGTGCGCGGGCCTCAACTATACCGACCACGCCCAGGAAATGGCCCTACCCCTACCTACCGAACCGGTCATTTTTTTGAAAGCGCCTTCGGCTCTGAGCGGGCCTTGCGACGACATTGTGCTCCCCCCCAGCTCGGTGAAAACCGATTGGGAAGTGGAGCTAGCGGTGGTGATAGGCCGGCGGGCGGCCTACGTGGCGGAGGCCGACGCGCTGAGCTACGTGGCCGGCTACGTGCTGCACAACGATGTGAGCGAGCGCGCCTACCAGCTGGAGCGCGGCGGCACCTGGGACAAGGGCAAGGGCTGCGACACCTTCGGCCCGCTCGGCCCCTGGCTCGCTACCCCCGACGAGCTGGCCAACCCCGCCTCCCTGCGCATCTGGCTGACCCTCAACAATATGCCGCAGCAGGAAGGCAGCACCGCCAACTTAATTTTCAGCGTGCCTTACCTCATCAGTTACGTCAGCCAGTTTATGACCCTGCTGCCGGGCGACATCCTATCGACCGGCACGCCGGCCGGGGTAGGCGGCGGCCAGCAGCCCCCGCGCTACCTGGCCCCCGGCGACGTGCTGGAGCTGGGCATCACGGGCCTGGGCACGGCCCGGCAAGTGGTGCGCGCCTACCCCGCCGCCACCGACTGAAGTTTGGTATTGGTTGCCTTCGGTGCCGTGCTCGCCGACTGCGCTGCCTATCATCATTAAACCAAATACGTATCAAGGGACA
The genomic region above belongs to Hymenobacter psoromatis and contains:
- a CDS encoding fumarylacetoacetate hydrolase family protein → MFLIRHGQPGHEKPGIVLDGQRYDLSPFGEDYDERFFASDGLRRLAAYLDVQRELLLPVPAAARLGPPVARPSKIVCAGLNYTDHAQEMALPLPTEPVIFLKAPSALSGPCDDIVLPPSSVKTDWEVELAVVIGRRAAYVAEADALSYVAGYVLHNDVSERAYQLERGGTWDKGKGCDTFGPLGPWLATPDELANPASLRIWLTLNNMPQQEGSTANLIFSVPYLISYVSQFMTLLPGDILSTGTPAGVGGGQQPPRYLAPGDVLELGITGLGTARQVVRAYPAATD